In the genome of Anabaena cylindrica PCC 7122, the window TATGGGATTATTTGATCGTCTTAAAAGAGTAATTGGTTCTAATGTTAACGATCTGATCAGTAAAGCCGAAGATCCAGAAAAAATGCTAGAACAAGCCATCCTGGAAATGCAGGAAGACTTGGTACAGCTACGTCAGGGGGTGGCTCAAGCGATCGCAGCCCAAAAACGAACCGAGAAACAGTACAATGATGGGCAAAATGAAATCAACAAATGGCAACGCAACGCCCAACTAGCTCTGCAAAAAGGTGACGAAAACCTGGCACGTCAAGCTTTGGAGCGCAAAAAGACCTACACAGAAACCGGTACAGCCCTCAAAGCTAGCCTAGATCAGCAAGTTACTCAGGTAGATAGCCTGAAGCGCAATTTAATCCAACTAGAGAGCAAGATTTCTGAAGCTAAAACCAAGAAAGAAATGCTCAAAGCCCGGATTACTACCGCTAAAGCCCAAGAGCAACTGCAAGGTATGGTCAGCGGGATGAATACCAGTAGCGCCATGTCTGCTTTTGAGCGCATGGAAGAAAAGGTAATGATCCAGGAAGCCCGCGCTCAATCTATGGGAGAGTTGGCAGGTGCAGATTTAGAAAGCCAATTTGCACGTTTAGAATCTGGTAGTGATGTAGATGATGAATTAGCAGCCCTAA includes:
- a CDS encoding PspA/IM30 family protein is translated as MGLFDRLKRVIGSNVNDLISKAEDPEKMLEQAILEMQEDLVQLRQGVAQAIAAQKRTEKQYNDGQNEINKWQRNAQLALQKGDENLARQALERKKTYTETGTALKASLDQQVTQVDSLKRNLIQLESKISEAKTKKEMLKARITTAKAQEQLQGMVSGMNTSSAMSAFERMEEKVMIQEARAQSMGELAGADLESQFARLESGSDVDDELAALKASLAPAPAPIAELPPSQPTSTAKPVETAEPVDSELEALRKQLDQM